In Variovorax paradoxus, a single genomic region encodes these proteins:
- a CDS encoding amino acid ABC transporter permease: protein MLNLDMSVFCQDTLTNEVVASCFAHGADQTYLQWMLNAWGWTVSVALTALLVALVVGSIIGTLRTLPDSPWLVRFGNAWVELFRNVPLLVQVFIWYFVLPKMIPAMRDLPPFVLVVCALGFFTSARIAEQLRSGIQALPRGQRYAGMAVGFTTPQYYRFVLLPMAYRIIMPPLTSESMNIFKNSSVAFAVSIPELTQFYLQAGEETSAQIPIYIGVVILYVISAMLINRIMTFIERKVRVPGFVAAGGTGGH from the coding sequence ATGCTGAACCTGGACATGTCGGTCTTTTGCCAGGACACGCTCACCAATGAGGTGGTCGCCAGTTGCTTCGCGCACGGGGCGGACCAAACCTATCTGCAATGGATGCTGAATGCCTGGGGCTGGACCGTGAGCGTGGCGCTCACGGCCCTGCTCGTGGCGCTGGTCGTGGGCTCGATCATCGGTACGTTGCGCACGCTGCCGGACAGTCCCTGGCTGGTGCGGTTCGGCAACGCGTGGGTGGAGCTGTTCCGCAACGTCCCCTTGCTGGTCCAGGTGTTCATCTGGTACTTCGTGTTGCCCAAGATGATCCCGGCGATGCGCGATCTGCCGCCGTTCGTGCTGGTGGTCTGCGCGCTGGGCTTCTTCACCTCGGCGCGGATCGCCGAGCAGTTGCGCTCGGGCATTCAGGCGCTGCCGCGCGGCCAGCGCTACGCGGGCATGGCCGTGGGCTTCACGACGCCGCAGTACTACCGCTTCGTGCTCCTGCCCATGGCGTACCGGATCATCATGCCGCCGCTGACCAGCGAGTCGATGAACATCTTCAAGAACTCGTCGGTGGCCTTCGCGGTGTCGATCCCCGAACTCACGCAGTTCTACCTGCAAGCCGGTGAAGAGACCTCGGCCCAGATCCCGATCTACATCGGCGTCGTCATCCTCTATGTCATCAGTGCCATGCTGATCAACCGCATCATGACCTTCATCGAGCGCAAGGTGCGCGTGCCGGGCTTCGTCGCTGCCGGCGGCACGGGAGGCCACTGA
- a CDS encoding amino acid ABC transporter permease — protein sequence MMNLDFSFYNWSLVSTYVLKGFYFSVILTVVATLGGIFFGTLLALMRLSGKKWLDFPAAAYVNGMRSVPLVMVILGFFLLVPFVIGHPIGAETSAVITFICFEAAYFSEIMRAGIQSIPRGQVFAGQAVGMTYSQNMKLVILPQAFRNMLPVLLTQTIILFQDTSLVYAIGAYDMLKGFETAGKNFGRPEEAYLLAAVVYFVLCYALSWLVKRLHKKIAIIR from the coding sequence ATGATGAATCTCGACTTTTCCTTCTACAACTGGAGCCTGGTCAGCACGTATGTGCTGAAGGGCTTCTATTTCAGCGTCATCCTGACGGTCGTGGCCACCCTGGGCGGCATCTTCTTCGGCACCTTGCTGGCGCTCATGCGCCTGTCGGGCAAGAAGTGGCTGGACTTTCCCGCCGCGGCCTACGTCAACGGCATGCGCTCCGTGCCGCTGGTGATGGTGATCCTGGGCTTTTTCCTGCTGGTGCCCTTCGTGATCGGCCATCCCATCGGGGCGGAAACCTCGGCCGTCATCACCTTCATCTGCTTCGAGGCGGCCTACTTCTCCGAGATCATGCGCGCCGGCATCCAGTCGATCCCGCGCGGGCAGGTCTTCGCCGGCCAGGCCGTGGGCATGACCTACAGCCAGAACATGAAGCTGGTCATCCTGCCCCAGGCCTTCCGGAACATGCTGCCGGTTCTGCTCACGCAGACCATCATCCTGTTCCAGGACACCTCGCTGGTCTACGCCATCGGCGCCTACGACATGCTCAAGGGCTTCGAGACCGCTGGCAAGAACTTCGGCCGTCCGGAAGAGGCCTACCTGCTGGCCGCCGTCGTCTATTTCGTCTTGTGTTACGCCCTTTCCTGGCTGGTGAAGCGCCTGCACAAGAAAATCGCCATCATTCGCTGA
- a CDS encoding amino acid ABC transporter ATP-binding protein — protein MIEIKNVSKWYGPVQVLNDCSVNISKGDVVVVCGPSGSGKSTLIKTVNALEPFQKGEITVNGIPLHDPKTNLPKLRSKVGMVFQHFELFPHLSVTENLTIAQIKVLGRSADEAKTRGLKMLDRVGLMAHKDKFPGQLSGGQQQRVAIARALSMDPIVMLFDEPTSALDPEMVGEVLDVMVSLAKEGMTMMVVTHEMAFARKVASRVIFIDVGGRILEDCPKDEFFGHPENRQPRTKDFLNKILQH, from the coding sequence ATGATCGAAATCAAGAACGTATCCAAGTGGTACGGCCCGGTGCAGGTGCTCAACGACTGCTCCGTCAACATCTCCAAGGGCGACGTGGTCGTGGTCTGCGGTCCCTCGGGTTCCGGCAAGTCCACGCTCATCAAGACCGTGAACGCGCTGGAGCCTTTCCAGAAGGGCGAGATCACCGTCAACGGCATTCCGCTGCACGACCCCAAGACCAACCTGCCCAAGCTGCGCTCCAAGGTCGGCATGGTGTTCCAGCACTTCGAGCTGTTCCCGCACCTGTCGGTGACCGAGAACCTCACGATCGCGCAGATCAAGGTGCTGGGCCGCTCGGCCGACGAAGCCAAGACCCGCGGCCTGAAGATGCTCGACCGCGTGGGCCTGATGGCGCACAAGGACAAGTTCCCGGGCCAGCTGTCGGGCGGCCAGCAGCAGCGCGTGGCGATTGCCCGCGCGCTGTCGATGGACCCGATCGTCATGCTGTTCGACGAACCCACCTCGGCGCTCGACCCCGAAATGGTGGGCGAAGTGCTCGACGTGATGGTGAGCCTGGCCAAGGAAGGCATGACCATGATGGTGGTCACGCACGAAATGGCCTTCGCCCGCAAGGTTGCCAGCCGCGTGATCTTCATCGACGTGGGCGGCCGCATCCTGGAAGACTGCCCGAAGGACGAATTCTTCGGCCATCCCGAAAACCGCCAGCCGCGCACCAAGGACTTCCTCAACAAGATCCTGCAGCACTGA
- a CDS encoding alpha/beta hydrolase family protein gives MRTAFRQTLLLASGLLLSFQIMAADAGWRQLNIPGATPDAPPTVVALYYPTQAPARSIPMGPFTVRAAIQAPPDDKFKGLIVLSHGIGGTELGHTSIAEALARGGYLVAALRHPGDNWQEHSLMQQGAKAYFTERPRQISRVIDALLQDPQWKDRIARDAEGFRVGAVGHSAGGYTVLAVAGAQADLSRIGRHCESEGAADPIFCNAGRNARSTGSTAAAPASAPAASLLPSLRDPRVRAVVAMAPAGQPFTAASLAAIRVPTRIYEAQQDRFLVPRFHAEWVAQNMPTAELERIPNAWHFAFMDTPATSIPSDDGDIRDDPPGFDRKALLVRLGQEIPAFFDKALAAPGP, from the coding sequence ATGCGCACCGCTTTCCGCCAGACCCTGCTGCTTGCCTCGGGCTTGCTGCTGTCGTTCCAGATCATGGCCGCGGACGCCGGCTGGCGGCAGCTGAACATTCCGGGCGCCACGCCGGACGCCCCGCCCACTGTCGTCGCGCTCTACTACCCGACGCAGGCGCCGGCACGCAGTATTCCGATGGGCCCCTTCACCGTGCGGGCCGCCATCCAGGCGCCGCCGGATGACAAGTTCAAGGGGCTGATCGTGCTGAGCCACGGCATCGGCGGCACCGAGCTGGGCCACACCAGCATCGCCGAGGCGCTCGCGCGGGGCGGCTACCTGGTCGCGGCGTTGCGCCACCCCGGCGACAACTGGCAGGAGCACTCGTTGATGCAGCAGGGCGCCAAGGCTTATTTCACCGAACGGCCCCGGCAGATTTCGCGCGTGATCGACGCGTTGCTGCAAGACCCGCAGTGGAAGGACCGGATCGCCCGCGACGCGGAAGGCTTCCGCGTGGGCGCGGTCGGCCACTCGGCCGGCGGCTACACGGTGCTGGCGGTGGCGGGCGCTCAGGCCGACTTGTCGCGCATCGGCAGGCACTGCGAGAGCGAAGGCGCGGCCGACCCGATCTTCTGCAACGCCGGCCGCAATGCGCGATCAACGGGCAGCACCGCGGCAGCCCCTGCATCGGCGCCGGCCGCATCGCTGCTGCCTTCGCTGCGCGACCCGCGCGTGCGCGCGGTCGTGGCGATGGCGCCGGCGGGCCAGCCCTTCACCGCGGCGTCGCTTGCCGCGATCCGCGTGCCCACGCGCATCTACGAAGCGCAGCAGGACCGCTTCCTCGTTCCGCGCTTCCATGCCGAATGGGTGGCGCAGAACATGCCCACGGCGGAACTCGAGCGCATTCCCAACGCCTGGCACTTCGCGTTCATGGACACGCCGGCCACCTCGATCCCGAGCGACGACGGCGACATCCGGGACGATCCGCCGGGCTTCGACCGCAAGGCGCTGCTGGTACGGCTGGGGCAGGAGATTCCGGCGTTCTTCGACAAGGCACTGGCCGCGCCCGGCCCATGA
- a CDS encoding nucleoside hydrolase, with translation MPPPNPADTADSDLHTLIIDTDPGADDVIALLFAMAAPERLNIQALTTVAGNVPLAKTSRNARLACEWAGRPEIPVYAGAQRPLKRTPIYAANIHGREGLTGVDVYEPAAPLAEGHAVDYLVRTLRGAPEKSVTLAMLGPQTNLALALEQAPDIVRGLRELVLMAGAHFNGGNITPTAEFNVFADPHAAEAVLASGVPITMLPLDVTHKILTSDERIARLRNLGNRAGAIVADILDAYAPQEMKHYDMPGGPVHDATVTAYLLQPSLFRGRHIHVEIDSREGMGFGQTAADWYGSLHRPANVNWIVDGDAQGFFDLLTEHIARLP, from the coding sequence ATGCCACCGCCGAATCCAGCAGACACCGCAGACAGCGACCTTCACACGCTCATCATCGACACGGACCCCGGCGCGGACGACGTGATCGCGCTGCTCTTCGCGATGGCCGCGCCCGAGCGGCTGAACATCCAGGCGCTGACCACCGTGGCCGGCAACGTGCCGCTGGCCAAGACTTCGCGCAATGCGCGGCTGGCGTGCGAGTGGGCCGGGCGACCCGAGATTCCGGTCTACGCGGGTGCGCAGCGGCCCCTGAAGCGCACGCCGATCTACGCGGCCAACATCCACGGGCGCGAAGGCCTCACGGGCGTCGATGTGTACGAGCCCGCTGCGCCGCTGGCGGAAGGCCATGCGGTCGACTACCTCGTGCGCACCCTGCGCGGCGCGCCGGAGAAGAGCGTGACGCTCGCCATGCTCGGACCGCAGACCAATCTTGCGCTGGCGCTCGAGCAGGCGCCCGACATCGTGCGCGGCCTGCGCGAACTGGTGCTGATGGCGGGCGCGCATTTCAACGGCGGCAACATCACGCCGACGGCGGAGTTCAACGTGTTCGCCGATCCGCACGCGGCCGAGGCGGTGCTCGCGAGCGGCGTGCCGATCACCATGCTGCCGCTGGACGTGACGCACAAGATCCTCACGAGCGACGAGCGCATCGCACGGCTGCGCAACCTCGGCAACCGTGCCGGCGCGATCGTCGCGGACATCCTCGACGCCTATGCGCCACAGGAAATGAAGCACTACGACATGCCCGGCGGCCCGGTGCACGACGCTACCGTCACGGCCTACCTGCTGCAGCCTTCGCTTTTCAGGGGCCGGCACATCCACGTCGAGATCGACAGCCGCGAGGGCATGGGCTTCGGGCAGACGGCGGCCGACTGGTACGGCAGCCTGCACCGGCCGGCCAACGTGAACTGGATCGTCGACGGGGATGCGCAGGGGTTCTTCGACTTGCTGACGGAGCACATCGCACGGCTGCCCTGA
- a CDS encoding dienelactone hydrolase family protein — translation MTTTTRPLTEDDPLDDFTARQITLDGIEKKVYVLGEGPAVIVMTEMPGISPHVARFARWVRDAGFTVYMPSLFGRDGAVPGAEEGVAVFKRACVSAEFRAFAANESSPVTQWLRALARLAHDECGGPGVGAIGMCFTGNFALSMMLEPAMLAPVVCQPSLPMDNPAAMNMAPDELTAVRERLEREDLTVMAYRFEGDKHCRAQRFAAFSEALGERFVARVLPDSAANKNTPPFFAQVVASPHSVVTAHLIDEAGQPTLAARDEILAFFAKRLLRG, via the coding sequence ATGACGACAACGACCCGCCCCCTGACCGAAGACGACCCGCTCGACGACTTCACCGCGCGCCAGATCACGCTCGACGGCATCGAGAAGAAGGTCTACGTGCTCGGCGAAGGCCCGGCCGTGATCGTGATGACCGAGATGCCTGGCATCAGCCCGCACGTGGCGCGCTTCGCACGCTGGGTGCGTGACGCGGGCTTCACCGTCTACATGCCCTCGCTGTTCGGGCGCGACGGCGCCGTGCCCGGCGCGGAGGAAGGCGTGGCCGTGTTCAAGCGCGCCTGCGTGAGCGCCGAGTTCCGCGCCTTCGCGGCCAACGAATCGAGCCCGGTCACGCAGTGGCTTCGCGCGCTCGCACGGCTCGCGCATGACGAGTGCGGCGGCCCCGGCGTGGGCGCGATCGGCATGTGCTTCACCGGCAACTTCGCGCTTTCGATGATGCTGGAACCCGCGATGCTCGCGCCGGTGGTGTGCCAGCCTTCGCTGCCGATGGACAACCCCGCCGCGATGAACATGGCGCCCGACGAACTGACCGCCGTGCGCGAGCGGCTGGAGCGCGAAGACCTGACGGTCATGGCCTACCGCTTCGAGGGCGACAAGCATTGCAGGGCGCAACGCTTCGCCGCCTTTTCCGAAGCGCTGGGCGAACGCTTCGTGGCCCGCGTGCTGCCGGACAGCGCGGCCAACAAGAACACCCCACCCTTCTTCGCGCAGGTGGTGGCGAGCCCGCACAGCGTGGTGACTGCGCACCTGATCGACGAGGCGGGCCAGCCGACACTGGCCGCGCGCGACGAGATCCTGGCGTTCTTCGCCAAGCGGCTGCTGCGCGGCTGA
- a CDS encoding tautomerase family protein — protein sequence MPNILVKIPQGAFPGESRATLVRKINEAAAAVEQMPDEPRALFMCWVLVDEVMAGGWTCGGADATAQYLPCMARVLLPAGVLDDASRSLYAARMHAAFAEAMPANDRRRLMTSVVLDEVPDGAWGVSGEIWTLPDFARSAGYAHLQHLARSPA from the coding sequence ATGCCCAACATCCTCGTGAAGATTCCCCAAGGCGCCTTTCCCGGCGAGAGCCGCGCCACGCTGGTTCGCAAGATCAACGAAGCGGCCGCGGCCGTCGAGCAGATGCCGGACGAGCCCCGTGCGCTTTTCATGTGCTGGGTGCTGGTCGACGAGGTCATGGCCGGCGGCTGGACCTGCGGCGGCGCCGACGCCACCGCGCAGTACCTGCCCTGCATGGCGCGGGTGCTGCTGCCGGCCGGCGTGCTCGACGATGCATCGCGCAGCCTCTATGCCGCGCGCATGCATGCCGCCTTTGCCGAAGCCATGCCGGCGAACGACCGGCGGCGCCTCATGACCTCGGTGGTGCTCGACGAAGTGCCCGATGGCGCATGGGGCGTGAGCGGCGAGATATGGACGCTGCCCGACTTCGCGCGCAGCGCGGGCTATGCCCATCTGCAGCACCTGGCGCGCAGCCCCGCATGA
- a CDS encoding GlxA family transcriptional regulator: MHDFTILVLPGAFNSSVAVTLDILGAAQALAPRAGVAPPRWRLCSVQGGPVPLQAGMTIDTARLPIRPRDDRSTWVVPGLGLNTPGDIRRCLESDDAAKAVAGLVRHAKAGGQVAASCSAVFLLNAAGLLQDRRATTSWWYAPLLARMAPGCTVDADRMVCADGPVVTAGAAFAQTDLMLHLLRERCGSALTDLVSRMLLIDGRQAQAPFVVPELLANGNDLVAKLAARVESALPDAPAVSVLAREFCMSERTLSRHIHKATGKSTQALVQSVRLRRARALLETSRMTVEQVAGAVGYQDATALRRLMKKVAGANPSRYRG, translated from the coding sequence ATGCACGACTTCACGATCCTGGTGCTGCCCGGCGCCTTCAACTCCAGCGTCGCGGTCACGCTCGACATCCTCGGCGCCGCGCAGGCATTGGCTCCGCGTGCCGGCGTGGCGCCGCCGCGCTGGCGGCTGTGCTCGGTGCAGGGTGGCCCGGTGCCGTTGCAAGCCGGCATGACCATCGACACCGCGCGCCTGCCCATACGGCCGCGCGACGACCGCTCGACATGGGTGGTGCCGGGGCTCGGCCTCAACACACCGGGCGACATCCGCCGCTGCCTCGAAAGCGACGACGCGGCCAAGGCAGTCGCTGGCCTGGTGCGGCACGCAAAGGCTGGCGGGCAGGTCGCGGCCTCGTGCTCCGCCGTGTTCCTGCTGAACGCGGCCGGGCTGCTTCAGGACAGGCGCGCGACCACCTCGTGGTGGTATGCGCCGCTGCTCGCCCGCATGGCGCCCGGCTGCACCGTCGATGCCGACCGCATGGTGTGCGCCGACGGCCCGGTGGTCACGGCAGGCGCCGCGTTCGCGCAGACCGACTTGATGCTGCACCTGCTGCGCGAGCGTTGCGGCAGTGCGCTCACCGACCTGGTCTCGCGCATGCTGCTGATCGACGGGCGCCAGGCACAGGCGCCGTTCGTGGTGCCGGAGCTGCTGGCCAACGGCAACGACCTGGTGGCGAAGCTGGCCGCGCGCGTCGAGTCGGCATTGCCCGACGCGCCTGCCGTCAGCGTGCTGGCGCGCGAGTTCTGCATGTCGGAGCGCACGCTGTCACGCCACATCCACAAGGCCACCGGCAAGAGCACGCAGGCGCTGGTGCAGAGCGTGCGCCTGCGCCGCGCCCGCGCGCTGCTCGAAACCAGCCGCATGACCGTCGAGCAGGTGGCCGGCGCGGTGGGCTACCAGGACGCCACGGCGCTGCGGCGTCTGATGAAGAAGGTGGCGGGGGCGAATCCGAGCCGCTATCGCGGTTGA
- a CDS encoding DctP family TRAP transporter solute-binding subunit yields MKFRRTLLGLAAAATALGMFSTGAMAQAAYKPEYKMSLVLGPPTPWGQAGKIWADMVKERTQGRINIKLYPGVSLIQGDQTREFSALRQGVIDMAVGSTINWSPQVKQLNLFSMPFLMPDYAAIDALTQGEVGKEMFKTLEKAGVVPLAWGENGFREITNSKKPIKSPADIKGMKIRVVGSPIYSDMFTALGANPTQMSWADAQPALASGAVDGQENPLFLFTVLKMQTVGQKFVTTWGYVADPLVFVVNKEIWASWTPADQAIVRQAAIDAGKEEIVLARKGLVETDKPVLKDIAGMGVTVTSLTPAEREEFVKATRPVYDKWKSTVGTDLVAKAEQAIAARKK; encoded by the coding sequence ATGAAATTCCGCCGCACCCTGCTCGGACTTGCCGCAGCAGCCACCGCCCTCGGCATGTTCTCGACCGGCGCGATGGCGCAGGCCGCCTACAAGCCCGAATACAAGATGTCCCTTGTGCTCGGCCCGCCCACGCCCTGGGGCCAGGCCGGGAAGATCTGGGCCGACATGGTCAAGGAGCGCACCCAGGGCCGCATCAACATCAAGCTCTACCCCGGCGTCTCGCTCATCCAGGGCGACCAGACGCGCGAGTTCAGCGCGCTGCGCCAGGGCGTCATCGACATGGCCGTCGGCTCCACCATCAACTGGTCGCCGCAGGTCAAGCAGCTCAACCTGTTCTCCATGCCCTTCCTGATGCCCGACTACGCCGCCATCGACGCGCTGACGCAGGGCGAAGTGGGCAAGGAGATGTTCAAGACGCTTGAAAAGGCCGGCGTGGTGCCGCTCGCATGGGGCGAGAACGGCTTTCGCGAAATCACCAACTCCAAGAAGCCCATCAAGTCGCCGGCCGACATCAAGGGCATGAAGATCCGCGTGGTCGGCTCGCCCATCTACTCCGACATGTTCACCGCGCTCGGCGCCAACCCCACGCAGATGAGCTGGGCCGACGCACAGCCGGCCCTGGCCAGCGGCGCGGTCGACGGCCAGGAGAACCCCCTCTTCCTGTTCACGGTGCTCAAGATGCAGACCGTGGGCCAGAAGTTCGTGACCACCTGGGGCTACGTGGCCGACCCGCTGGTGTTCGTGGTGAACAAGGAAATCTGGGCCTCGTGGACCCCGGCCGACCAGGCCATCGTGCGGCAGGCCGCCATCGACGCCGGCAAGGAAGAGATCGTTCTCGCGCGCAAGGGTCTGGTGGAAACCGACAAGCCCGTGCTGAAAGACATCGCCGGCATGGGCGTGACCGTGACCAGCCTCACGCCGGCGGAGCGTGAAGAGTTCGTGAAGGCGACGCGGCCTGTGTACGACAAGTGGAAGTCGACCGTGGGCACCGACCTGGTGGCAAAGGCCGAGCAGGCGATTGCTGCGCGCAAGAAGTAA
- a CDS encoding TRAP transporter large permease yields the protein MIATLLFLAFVVMMLVGVPIGAALGLAGAACIALANSDAQWFGLLAVPQNFYAGLGKYPLLAIPMFVLVGSIFDRSGVALRLVNFAIAIVGRGPGMLPLVAIAVAMFLGGISGSGPANAAAVGAVMIAAMSRAGYPAAFSASVVGAAAATDILIPPSVAFIVYSVLVPGASVPALFAAGMVPGVLAGLALMIPAVLLARKHKMGALEATLPRPPFWKSFREATWGLAAPVLILGGMRAGWFTPTEAAVVAVFYGLFVGMFVHRTIKVRDLFVILRESGELSAVILLVVSLAGIFAYSLSTLGVIDPVTRAIVNSGLGEYGILALLILLLITVGMFLDGVSIFLIFVPLLLPIVQYYKWDPVWFGVILTLKVALGQFTPPLAVNLMVSCRIAKVRMEETVRWVGWMLFSMFVVMVLVIIFPELALWLPRKLGY from the coding sequence GTGATCGCCACCCTGCTCTTCCTCGCCTTCGTCGTGATGATGCTGGTGGGCGTGCCCATCGGCGCCGCGCTGGGCCTTGCGGGCGCCGCCTGCATCGCGCTGGCCAACAGCGACGCCCAATGGTTCGGCCTGCTGGCCGTGCCGCAGAACTTCTATGCGGGCCTGGGCAAATATCCGCTGCTGGCCATTCCGATGTTCGTGCTGGTGGGCTCCATCTTCGACCGCTCCGGCGTGGCGCTGCGGCTGGTGAACTTTGCGATTGCCATCGTGGGGCGCGGCCCCGGCATGCTGCCGCTGGTAGCCATTGCCGTGGCCATGTTCCTCGGCGGCATCTCGGGCTCGGGCCCGGCCAACGCGGCGGCCGTGGGCGCGGTGATGATCGCGGCCATGTCGCGCGCGGGCTACCCGGCGGCATTCTCGGCCAGCGTGGTGGGCGCGGCGGCAGCCACAGACATCCTGATTCCGCCCTCGGTCGCGTTCATCGTTTACTCGGTGCTGGTGCCCGGCGCATCGGTGCCGGCGCTGTTCGCGGCGGGCATGGTGCCGGGCGTGCTGGCCGGCCTGGCGCTGATGATTCCGGCGGTGCTGCTGGCCCGCAAGCACAAGATGGGCGCGCTCGAGGCGACGCTGCCGCGCCCGCCTTTCTGGAAGAGCTTTCGCGAAGCGACCTGGGGGCTGGCGGCGCCGGTGCTCATCTTGGGCGGCATGCGCGCGGGCTGGTTCACGCCGACCGAAGCGGCGGTGGTGGCGGTGTTCTACGGCCTGTTCGTGGGCATGTTCGTTCACCGGACCATCAAGGTGCGCGACCTGTTCGTGATCTTGCGCGAGTCGGGCGAGCTGTCGGCGGTGATTCTGCTGGTGGTGTCGCTCGCGGGCATCTTCGCGTACTCGCTGTCGACGCTGGGCGTGATCGACCCGGTGACGCGCGCCATCGTGAATTCGGGCCTGGGCGAGTACGGCATCCTGGCGCTGCTGATCCTGCTGCTGATCACCGTGGGCATGTTCCTGGACGGCGTGTCGATTTTCCTGATCTTCGTGCCGCTGCTGTTGCCGATCGTGCAGTACTACAAGTGGGACCCGGTGTGGTTCGGCGTGATCCTCACGCTGAAGGTGGCGCTGGGCCAGTTCACGCCGCCGCTCGCGGTCAATTTGATGGTGTCGTGCCGCATCGCGAAGGTGCGCATGGAAGAGACGGTGCGCTGGGTGGGCTGGATGCTGTTCTCGATGTTCGTGGTGATGGTGCTGGTCATCATCTTCCCGGAACTGGCCTTGTGGTTGCCTCGCAAGCTGGGGTACTGA
- a CDS encoding TRAP transporter small permease, producing the protein MTTPPESGPTLDAASPIPPDIEAADEPTKVPLAIEDWLTVIIMGALALITFANVLVRYFTDSSFAWTEEFSVFLMIMLALVAGSAAVARDRHIRIEYFSESGSMARRKRLAQFGALTIAILFTLIGALSIRMVWDDYRFEETTPGIGLPAWWYSIWLPIVSFAIALRAIGLMVRRGRKTNYGTDGSERKTKKKSKGDAS; encoded by the coding sequence ATGACAACTCCACCCGAGTCCGGCCCCACGCTGGACGCCGCCAGCCCCATCCCCCCCGACATCGAAGCAGCCGACGAACCCACCAAGGTGCCATTAGCCATCGAGGACTGGCTCACCGTCATCATCATGGGCGCGCTGGCGCTCATCACCTTTGCCAACGTGCTGGTGCGCTACTTCACCGACTCGTCCTTCGCGTGGACCGAAGAGTTCTCGGTGTTCCTCATGATCATGCTGGCGCTGGTGGCCGGCTCGGCCGCCGTGGCGCGCGACCGGCACATCCGCATCGAGTACTTCTCCGAAAGCGGCTCCATGGCCCGGCGCAAGCGGCTCGCGCAGTTCGGCGCGCTGACCATCGCCATTCTGTTCACGCTGATCGGCGCGCTCAGCATCCGCATGGTGTGGGACGACTATCGCTTCGAAGAGACCACGCCGGGCATCGGACTGCCGGCGTGGTGGTATTCGATCTGGCTGCCGATCGTGTCCTTCGCCATCGCGCTGCGTGCCATAGGCCTCATGGTCAGGCGCGGGCGCAAGACCAACTACGGCACCGACGGCTCCGAAAGGAAGACGAAGAAAAAGAGCAAGGGCGACGCTTCGTGA
- a CDS encoding YHYH domain-containing protein encodes MKKVAILIAALCFSCGALAHSGGTDKNGCHRDHKNGGSHCH; translated from the coding sequence ATGAAGAAGGTTGCAATACTGATCGCTGCGCTTTGCTTTAGCTGTGGAGCACTTGCGCACTCGGGAGGTACTGACAAGAACGGCTGTCATCGTGACCACAAAAATGGGGGCTCTCATTGCCACTAG
- a CDS encoding NAD(P)H-dependent flavin oxidoreductase — MKTRITELLGIRYPIIQGGMQWVGRAELAAAVSNAGGLGIVTALTQPTPDDLRNEIARTRTLTDKPFGVNLTILPAVKPPPYAEYVQAIIDSGVKIVETAGNSPKDFIEALKRHDVKIVHKCTSVRHALSAERNGVDAVSVDGFECAGHPGEDDVPGLVLLPIAARKLRIPIIASGGIADGRGMAAALALGAEGINMGTRFCVTKEAPIHDNIKQALVDATERDTKLMFRTMRNTARVFRNAISEEVVATENRPGGCEFEEVRPLVAGARGRAALESGEVQNGVVSAGQCIGLIDDIPTCAELLERMVRECREHLDRARAWMD, encoded by the coding sequence ATGAAGACCCGCATCACCGAACTGCTCGGCATCCGCTACCCCATCATCCAGGGCGGCATGCAATGGGTGGGCCGCGCCGAGCTGGCCGCGGCCGTGTCGAACGCCGGCGGCCTGGGCATCGTGACCGCGCTCACGCAGCCCACGCCCGACGACCTGCGCAACGAGATCGCGCGCACGCGCACGCTCACCGACAAGCCCTTCGGCGTGAACCTCACGATCCTGCCCGCGGTGAAGCCGCCGCCGTATGCCGAGTACGTGCAGGCCATCATCGACAGCGGCGTGAAGATCGTGGAGACCGCCGGCAACAGCCCCAAGGACTTCATCGAGGCGCTGAAGCGCCACGACGTGAAGATCGTGCACAAGTGCACCTCGGTGCGCCATGCGCTGTCGGCGGAGCGCAATGGCGTCGACGCGGTGTCGGTCGACGGCTTCGAGTGCGCGGGCCATCCCGGCGAAGACGACGTGCCCGGCCTGGTGCTGCTGCCCATCGCGGCGCGCAAGCTGCGCATTCCGATCATCGCGTCGGGCGGCATCGCCGACGGGCGCGGCATGGCCGCGGCGCTGGCGCTGGGCGCCGAGGGCATCAACATGGGCACGCGCTTCTGCGTGACCAAGGAAGCGCCGATTCACGACAACATCAAGCAGGCGCTGGTCGATGCGACCGAGCGCGACACGAAGCTGATGTTCCGCACCATGCGCAACACCGCGCGCGTGTTCCGCAACGCGATCTCCGAAGAGGTGGTGGCCACCGAGAACCGGCCCGGCGGCTGCGAGTTCGAGGAAGTGCGGCCGCTGGTGGCCGGTGCGCGCGGACGCGCGGCGCTGGAGTCTGGCGAGGTGCAGAATGGGGTGGTGTCGGCGGGGCAGTGCATCGGGCTGATCGATGACATTCCTACCTGCGCCGAGCTGCTGGAGCGCATGGTGCGCGAGTGCCGGGAGCATCTGGATCGGGCGCGGGCCTGGATGGACTGA